A segment of the Nilaparvata lugens isolate BPH chromosome X, ASM1435652v1, whole genome shotgun sequence genome:
ACGATGATGACatcattaatttgaaatttcagcGATGGTTTCCAGATTCAGTTTTGAATACTAGCAGCTATTCATCAATAGATGAGGATCGTATTAGTAAAGTGAACATAGATATGAAGCATCTGTTCACAAATACCATCGATGAGAATAAATCAGTCCACATGGAAGCGACAGACTCGGAATCGTTAGCTGGTTCTAGAAATAGTCTTTCCGAAGGTGAATTGTCAGAAGATTCGGGTGTCAAACCGAAAACGAAAAAGAATCAGAAAGGGGAGAAAGGGAAGAAATAtgtctcctcttcttcatcgtTCAATCAAGGGAAAGAAACTGTTAAAGTTAATAAAAGTTCGTCTGTGAGAGAAAAGAGAGTCATCTCGAAGTCGTACGTTCGCAACAGTAAGGAGAAACCAAAGTTGAGTCAATCGCTAAGTGATAAAGATTTGAGCAGAAAACATGTTGATGCTTCTAAAACCGGATCAATGAAAACTAATAAAACTGCACAGAAAAAGCCAAATATTAACGATAAAACCTCATCAAATATTCGTCAATTATCTGATGTTTCAAATATTCCTGATAACTATGTTGAAATTAGTAATAGAAAATCAGCAAACactgaagaatataattatgaaaaaggATTACAAGCCAGTACAGAAAATTTTCCTCCTTTTTCATTTGCTGATTACGATCTGATAAGACCCATTTCCCATACTAGGCCTTCTACATCGACAacaaatttttcaaacaatggtaaTCTTCTCTACAACTCTTCAACACCTGTAAACTGTGTTATTGGAACTAACGGCAATTTCAGTGATAATTCTTCaaaagataaatattattttcactcTGTACAAGGTGCGGGTACTAAACATGACGAAAGAGTAAAATATTCAGATATTGAGTCAAATGTTAATAATGAGAAAAAACTGGTTCCTAGCATAAGTGTTACTGATCTTAGTGCAGAGGTTGGTTCGAAATCTAAAGATGTTCCTGACCGCTTAACGGTTGATGACACTGAGAAGAACTATCTTGTTGTTCCTAGAGATGCAGCAATCGGTGAAATTGAGATCAGTTCTAATCTCATAAATAACCACAGCTACTTGAATCAATCACAGTCACATTTCAATCGCGATAATATGAATTCTCCGTTGCAGGATAACTTCTTCCCTCAGGCTGAATTCGCCAACGGCCCTGTCACTAGTAGTAGTCGTTCCATTGTTGCCAACTTCCACCGAGAAGAGGACGGTATGAGAAAGTTTTTTCAAACTCGTGTAGCAGTCAGCGAATGCTTGGTTGAAACGGTGCAGGGTGAAGCGCGTAAGGGAGTTGGTAAAATCATACACAACAACTCTGTTTTGAATACATCTTCTTATGAACATTACAATAGCGGAAATGTATCTGATCTGAGAAAAAATGGAGAGGACTTCAATGCAACACATACTGATCGTAATGAAAAACCTCAGACCTCCTGTGAACGATTTCGAGTGCCAGAGCAGTCGAACAATGGTGCAAACAATACTGCTTCTTTTGATAATTATCCCTTTCCACCATCTGGTCAAAATTCCAACTCCTTTTTAGGTTTAATGAACCAAAATACTCTACCTGAAAATCAAGTCTACCGACCGCGGGATTTTGATGTTTATAAACAGAAAGACCAAAATGCATTTGGAAAGTTGCATGACATCAATGAAGTACCGGAAAGAGATAATGATTTTATAGGAACATACGATGATATTGTTGATATTCTCAAAGTTCTAGAGCAGGAAGAAGAAAGACAAACTACTgtcaataattcaaacaactcaGGATCTGTTACAAATATTAGTCAGAATACAGGAGTTTTGGAAGGCTCTACTGAAACTAGTCAAGCTATTCTAAGCTATCTTGATGAGGTCAATCGTAATTCTGAGATAACATTACAAAGAAATCCACAACCGAAATTAACAAACGATAAACCGGTGTTTCAGATGGATAATAGAGGTGATAGTAGACGTGGAAGGCTGGGAGAACTTCTCTCGATTCCTAGTCCTGAGCTTGCTCAATGCGTCATGAATTTGAGTTTGGAGTTGGAGGAAAATGTTGAAGCGAAAAAAGCAACTGAGGAACAGCTGGTGTCAGTCAAGGCCTCTTTTGAGAAATACAAATCGGAGACAAAAGCTGCCTTGGAAAGACACCAGAAGTTTATTGATCAGTTAATCAATGAGAAGAAGCAATTGAGTGATAAATGTGCAACGGTTATGAAAGATATGGAATGTAAACAAGCACAAGCCATCAAGGTGCTGGAGGATCGACATGCGGTTGAGTTGAAAAAAGCGTGTGAAAAGCAGGCGGCCACTGAGAAGATCAAGCGGGAGAGGTGGATCGATTTGAAGACGAAAAAGATCAAGGAGTTGACTGTGAAAGGATTGGAGCCTGAACTTAACCGGATGGCGAACGTCCATCAGGAAGAGCTGTCCGAATTAAGGCGAGCTCACCAGCATCAGATGGATGAAGCCGAGAAAGCAGCCGCTAGACGATTGGCATCTGCCCGGATGCAGATGGAAGCCGACAAAGAGGCAGCTCTGATGCAGGAGCGAGACATGATGAGGCGTCGCCTCGAGCATGAGACCACTGAAATGGAGAAGAGCTACCAAGACCAACGCAAGAGAATGATCAATGAACTCCGTGCTGAGCGAGAACAGATGCAGCGGGAGAACGCCAACATTATTctcgagaaagagagagaactGCTACAGAAACTAGAGAAAATAACACAGGAAAGTCATGAGAAATACGAGCAacaggagaaacgtttccaggaggaggtggagagggTGAGAAACGTTATGGAAGCCGAGAAAGAAGCCTGGCTGACCAGACAGAAAACGCTCAACTGCGAAAAAGAGAAACAGATTCGCGAGGAATTGAAACGGGAACGAGATAGACATATAGAAGTGGCTATAAGGAAATTAGAGTCCGAAGCCTCGGGAAGGGAAGAAGCGGCCGAGAACAAACTGAAGCGTGAAAAGGAACGGTTCGAGTGTGAACTGAAAGACATGGAGAAAGCTCACAACGATGTTAGGGACAAGTTGAAACAGGCTAGGACGGATTTGAGTTTGGCTGAACAGCAAAGCTCTCGGCTCGCGTCGGATTTGCAACAGGCCATGGGCGAGATTGAATCGCTGAAATTGATTACTGAGAAATTGGCGAGGGAGAAACATGAACTGCAGCTGTTGGGGGAGGAGGAGACTAGAAAACGGGTTGCAGGATTGGAAAGGGAGCTCGCTCAAGCCAGACTGGCTCTCCGAGAACAAATTAACACTGTGCAGAATGAGAAGGAGCGAGAATTACAGCAAGTTTATGCAAGGTGAGTAGATAATCAAACTAATACAGTAATAGCTAGATATCATAATCATTTAGTTACAAATGACTCTAAAAAATGGAATTTCATCCACAATACTGGTGATTCCCCATGCTGTTCaacatgtttttgttttctccaGCAGGATTGAACTTAATATGAAATGAGCAGTTGAAGGTGAATTGAAATTCTTATCTGAGTAATATTTAGAGAGAAAAATATTTGGGAGTTAATTACATTTTTGCTTTtacaatcctatttaaaatctTCCTATAAAATTATCTACAGTTTTGATAATGAAGAAGCCTTTGGTCATATATTTGACTTTAGTTTCTAAATCTAAATTAATTTGGTTTATAGGCTACcaaataatgttttgacattAGTTTCCTGAAACGAATATCTGGAAGTAATACTCATAATTATTGAGGTAGAGGCAAGAAGCTCGCTTCTACTAGGCTATGTATAATATAAGGTGAAGGTGCTTATTCTGATCTCAATTCTCAGTCTTTTctcttttataattattgtgagtTTTCTAAATCATTTTGTATTTTCAGAGTGAGAGAGGCAATTACGAAAAAAGATGACACCATAAGTTTGATGGCGAAAGAGAGAGATACAGCCCTTGAGCAATGCGCCCACCTTGAAAAGTTGATGGAACAGCAGCGTAAAGAAATCATCAAACGGAAAGCAAAATAAGTGAAAACTgaaaattgtttcaaatattttgcAAAGCTCATCACTGCCAGCTTTGAACGTAGTTGAAAACTAGAAGCAATTCTTGTTTAGCCGACATTCATTCTAGATCATTGACTAATCGTTTTTATAGATTATTCAACAACATTTTTGTCAAACTTTGTCTAGTCATTTTAGTATAACTGTAGTGactttcatgattttataaGCAATCGTTTTTCTAGTCGTCTCTTGTAGTTGTTAGTCAAATTACTGTACGAATGTCAAGTTgttattgtttgcctttgatgATTGCCATTCAATACATTCAAGGTTGATTACTAGAGCCTACTACAATTATCATTCCTGTAATATCTATTTCGTCACTAATAACCTTATACCTTATCCTAGAATCCAACTATCCAGATGGGTGCAAATTGTAGTTTCTATAAGATgcgccgtccactagaaccgttttcgtccgaactagcatcgaccgaaaactaccgaactcgtccgaacgatcccccaacaaagaaaggaatagatgctcgtccattgcaacaggcttatacggccgatcaattttccaatccga
Coding sequences within it:
- the LOC120348921 gene encoding centrosomal protein of 131 kDa-like, with protein sequence MPPLLDKSIKHCNKLVLQKSLDLQLSGSQNRVKKSTPAWTRPQSADNCTAITRRNKLAARFNLLHTEEDQDLFRNLGATYTVSSSNLLQSLMGSSSIDVPLDSDISLTPSPRLTKAKEDIEDFSKDRSDGYVNSQESNDDSKKRDKLKDEKCLKSEKGSNSSLVPGLEPGLVSKPPLPPTAEQKTMKYNSCSWSSLTEAEGTTSSSAEKAMNDDDIINLKFQRWFPDSVLNTSSYSSIDEDRISKVNIDMKHLFTNTIDENKSVHMEATDSESLAGSRNSLSEGELSEDSGVKPKTKKNQKGEKGKKYVSSSSSFNQGKETVKVNKSSSVREKRVISKSYVRNSKEKPKLSQSLSDKDLSRKHVDASKTGSMKTNKTAQKKPNINDKTSSNIRQLSDVSNIPDNYVEISNRKSANTEEYNYEKGLQASTENFPPFSFADYDLIRPISHTRPSTSTTNFSNNGNLLYNSSTPVNCVIGTNGNFSDNSSKDKYYFHSVQGAGTKHDERVKYSDIESNVNNEKKLVPSISVTDLSAEVGSKSKDVPDRLTVDDTEKNYLVVPRDAAIGEIEISSNLINNHSYLNQSQSHFNRDNMNSPLQDNFFPQAEFANGPVTSSSRSIVANFHREEDGMRKFFQTRVAVSECLVETVQGEARKGVGKIIHNNSVLNTSSYEHYNSGNVSDLRKNGEDFNATHTDRNEKPQTSCERFRVPEQSNNGANNTASFDNYPFPPSGQNSNSFLGLMNQNTLPENQVYRPRDFDVYKQKDQNAFGKLHDINEVPERDNDFIGTYDDIVDILKVLEQEEERQTTVNNSNNSGSVTNISQNTGVLEGSTETSQAILSYLDEVNRNSEITLQRNPQPKLTNDKPVFQMDNRGDSRRGRLGELLSIPSPELAQCVMNLSLELEENVEAKKATEEQLVSVKASFEKYKSETKAALERHQKFIDQLINEKKQLSDKCATVMKDMECKQAQAIKVLEDRHAVELKKACEKQAATEKIKRERWIDLKTKKIKELTVKGLEPELNRMANVHQEELSELRRAHQHQMDEAEKAAARRLASARMQMEADKEAALMQERDMMRRRLEHETTEMEKSYQDQRKRMINELRAEREQMQRENANIILEKERELLQKLEKITQESHEKYEQQEKRFQEEVERVRNVMEAEKEAWLTRQKTLNCEKEKQIREELKRERDRHIEVAIRKLESEASGREEAAENKLKREKERFECELKDMEKAHNDVRDKLKQARTDLSLAEQQSSRLASDLQQAMGEIESLKLITEKLAREKHELQLLGEEETRKRVAGLERELAQARLALREQINTVQNEKERELQQVYARVREAITKKDDTISLMAKERDTALEQCAHLEKLMEQQRKEIIKRKAK